AAGTAGTCCCGGTGCCGCTGGCCCTCACAGGCCAAGCGGCACAAAAATCAACGGATCTACAGCCACACCAACAAACAGCAACGTCAAATAGCTGATCGAAAAATGGAACAACCGCATCGGCTTCAACGCAGTCAACGTGGTGTTCGCTGGATCCTTCGCCCGCTTCAACAGCATGTGCGATTCCCGGATGAACAACGCCCCCGAAGCAACCGCCGTCACTGAGTAGACCCACCCCATCGGGGCCACCGGGATCAGCGCCAACGAGACAGCAACAGTCACCCAGGCGTACACAACCACCTGACGCGCCACCGACACATCCCGCGCCACCACCGGCAACATCGGAACACCCGCCGCGGCGTAATCATCCTTAAAACGCATCGACAACGGCCAGTAATGCGGCGGCGTCCAGAAAAACACCACCAAGAAAAGAATGATCGGAGCCCAGCCAATAGAGTTCGTCACCGCAGCCCAGGCAATCAGCACCGGCATGCACCCAGCAGCCCCGCCCCACACAATGTTCTGCGCCGTCCGACGCTTCAACACCATCGTGTAAAACACCACGTACAAAAAAAGCGCAGTCAACGCCAGCGCCGCGGACAACACGTTGACGAACCACACCAACGTCACTACCGCAGCCACGCCCAACAACACCGCGAAAACAAGTGCGCCGCGCTCCGAAACCGCACCCGTAGCCAATGGACGATTCTCGGTACGGTGCATCAAACGATCGATATCGCGATCCAAATAACAGTTGAAAACGTTCGACGACGCCGCCGCCAACGTTCCCCCCACCAAAGTCGCCGCGATCAAACCGACAGACGGAACCCCCCGCTCAGCAAGAAACATCACGGGAAACGTCGTCACAAGCAGCAGCTCGATAATGCGCGGCTTCGTCAACGAGACATAGTCACGCAAAACCTGCCGCCACGACCGCGAGGTATCCCCTCCGGGAGCCGAATTCGCTCGAGGTTGTATAGCAGTCACGGTGTCCTTCAATGTGAGAAACAGGGCGGCGCCAAAGGCAAAGGCACGAAGCCTCGCACAGACCCTTCACGGCAGCCTTCTACTTTGCCGCACGTGATGAGGATCACTCCACCCGAGGGCCGGATCAACGGCCAGCATACGCGGCTCAGATCACATCGAGGCCCCAGACCCCCCAACCTCGTCGCCAACACCCCTCAGCTTGTGTGCCAGAGCCCACAAACACACCCCGGTGCCGCGAACAACACACGACAATGTGAAGAGCGCTGCGACACGCGCCGATAGGGTCAAAGAGGAAAACCCGCAAGGCACCCGCCCCGGGAACAACCGTGTCTCATCCGGTGTTGCAGAAGGTCCGCGCCACCAACCCGCTGACCACGCCTCACCTGCATCAACGATTTGGATCAGGAGCACCTTGAATATGAGTGAAAACTCCACGGCTACAACACGCGACGCCTCGTTGCAGCCGCTGAAAGCTGACGCCCTCGGCTGGACCAGCACCGACCACCGTGCCGTCGACACAGCAAAAATCCTCGCGGCCGACGCCGTACAGCACAAAGGAGACGGCCACCCGGGCTCAGCCGTCTCACTCGCACCGGTCGCATACCTGCTCTACCACGACATCATGAACTACGACCCGTCCGACACTCACTGGCTCGGACGCGACCGATTCGTTCTCTCCGCAGGACACTCCAGCCTCACCCAGTACATCGCCCTCTACCAGGCAGGCATCGGCCTGGAACTCGAAGACATCAAAGCCCTACGCACCTGGGGCTCCAAAACCCCCGGTCACCCCGAGTTCCACCACACCGACGGCGTTGAAGTAACCACCGGCCCCCTCGGCTCAGGCCTAGCCACCGCCGTCGGAATGGCCTTCGAACAACGCCGCCTCCGCGGCCTGCTCGACCCCGACGCCCCCGAAGGAACCAGCCCCTTCGACCACCACATCTACGTCCTCGCCGGAGACGGATGCCTCCAAGAAGGCGTCGCCAGCGAAGCCTGCTCTCTAGCCGGCACCCAACAACTGGGCAACCTCACCCTCATCTACGACCAAAACCTCATCTCCATTGAAGACCGCACCGACATCTCCTTCACCGAAGACGTCGCCCAACGCTACGAGTCCTACGGCTGGGACGTCCGCCACGTCGACTGGCGCGGAGAAAACATCTCCTCCGAATACGTCGAAGACGTCGACGCCCTCGCCGCAGCCATCAACGAGGGCAAAAAGGTCACCGACAAACCCACCATCGTCATCCTGCGCACCATCATCTCCTGGCCCGCACCAACCAAGCAGGACACCGGCGCATCCCACGGCTCGGCCCTCGGCGCCGACGAAATCGCCAACATGAAAAAACTGCTCGGCTTCGACCCCGAAAAAACCTTCGAAGTCGACAACGACGTCATCACCCACACCCGCGAATCTTTCGCCACCAAAGGCGCCAAAGCCCGCGAAGAATGGCAAGGACGCTACGACGCCTGGAAAGCAGCCAACCCCGAACGCGCCGCATTCCTCCAGCGCCTCATCGACCACAAACTCCCCGACGGATTCGCCGAAGCATTCCCCGTCTTCGAAGCATCCGAAAAAGGCCTCGCCACCCGCGCAGCCTCCGGGAAAATCCTTTCCGCACTCGCCGACGTGATGCCCGAACTATGGGGCGGGTCAGCCGACCTGGCCGGATCCAACAACACCACCATGGACGGCCAACCCAGCTTCATCCCCGCCGAACACTCCACCAGCAAATTCTCCGGCACCAAATACGGCCGCACCCTCCACTTCGGCATCCGTGAAAACGGTATGGGCATGATCCTCAACGGCATCGCCCTCTCCGGGCTCACCCGCCCCTACGGCGGCACCTTCCTGACCTTCTCGGACTACATGCGCCCGGCCGTGCGCCTGGCCGCACTGCAGGACATCCCCGCCACCTTCGTTTGGACCCACGACTCCATCGGGCTCGGCGAAGACGGCCCCACCCACCAACCCATCGAACACCTACCTTCACTACGCCTCATTCCCCAACTGGACGTAGTCCGCCCCGGCGACGCCAACGAAACCGCCATCGCCTGGCGCACAATCCTCGAAAACCGACGCGCCACCGGCATCGTCCTATCCCGTCAAGCAATGCCCACCCTGGACCGCACCCGCTTTGCCTCCGCCGAAGGAGTCGCCAAGGGCGCATACGTCCTCGCTGACACCGACGGCACCCCCGACGTGGTCATCATTGGCACCGGCTCCGAACTGCACCTGGCAGTCCAAGCTGCCGAACAGCTCTCCACCGAAGGCATCAAGGCCCGCGTCGTCTCGGCCCCCTGCCTCGAATGGTTCGAAGCACAAGAGGAGTCCTACCGCGAAAGCGTCATCCCCACCGGAGTCAAAGCACGCGTAGCCGTCGAAGCCGCACACCCAGCCCTGTGGCGCACCATCGTCGGAGACGCCGGACGCGTCATCGGTATCGACCACTTCGGCGCATCCGCCGACAGCGCCACGCTCTACCGCGAGTTCGGCATCACCACCGAAGCAGTCGTTGCGGCTGCCAAAGAGTCCATCGCTGCAGTAGAAGGAAACTGATTCACATGACCATCAACAGCAACGTCAAAGCCCTCGCCGACGCTGGCGTCTCCGTCTGGCTCGATGACCTCTCCCGCACCCTCATCTCCAGCGGAGACCTACAAAAACTCATCGACGAATCCGGCGTAGTAGGCGTCACCACCAACCCCACAATCTTCGCCACCGCACTATCCAACGGCGAAGCCTACGCCGACCAGGTAGCACAGCTGGCCGCCGCCAACACCCCCGTTGATGACGCCGTCTTCGCCATCACCACCGACGACGTCCGTAACGCCTGCGACGTCCTCAAACCCATCTACGACGCCACCGGCGGCAAAGACGGACGCGTCTCCATCGAGGTCGACCCGCGCCTGGCCCACGAAACCGACGCCACCGTCGACATGGCCAAAAAGCTCTACGCCACCGTCGACCGCGAAAACGTGATGATCAAAATCCCGGCCACCACAGCGGGCCTACCGGCCATCACAGCCGTCCTGGCCGAAGGGATCTCCGTCAACGTCACCCTCATCTTCTCTCTCGACCAGTACCGCGGAGTCCTGGCAGCCTTCATCGAAGGCATCGAGAAAGCCAAAGAGGCAGGCAAAGACATCAGCAAGATCCACTCCGTAGCATCCTTCTTCGTCAGCCGCGTCGACACCGAAATCGACCCCCGACTCGAAAAGATCGGCACCGACGAAGCACTCGCTCTGCGCGGAAAAGCAGCAATCGCCAACGCACGCCTGGCATACCAAGTTTTCGAAGAAGCCTTCGCCACCAGCCGCTGGGACGTTCTCGAAGCAGCAGGCGCAAACAAACAACGCGCCCTGTGGGCATCCACCGGTGTGAAAAATCCCGAATACGACGACACCATGTACGTGGTCGACCTCGCTGCACCACACACGGTCAACACCATGCCCGGCAAAACCCTCGAAGCTGTCGCCGACCACGGCAAGGTCCGCGCCAACGCCATCGCTGGCAGCTACGAAGACTCCCAAGCCATCCTCGACAAGCTCGCCGCCCTCGGAATCTCCTACGACGAGGTCGTCACCAAGCTCGAAAAGGAAGGCGTCGAAAAATTCGAGAAGTCCTGGACCGAACTCCTGGACTCCCTCACCAGTGAACTGGAGGCCAAGAGCAAGTGAGTTCAGCGCGAGAGCCTGCAGCGGGGAATCCCCTCCGCGACCCTCGAGATAAACGACTTCCCCGCATCGCTGGGCCCTGCAGCCTAGTCATGTTCGGAGTCACCGGAGACCTATCCCGCAAAAAACTCCTACCAGCCATCTACGACCTGGCCAACCGCGGACTCCTGCCCGCCGGATTCAGCCTGATCGGATTTGGCCGCCGCGACTGGGACGACAACCAATTCGCCCAATTCGTGAAGGAGTCAGTGCAGGCCCACTCGCGCACTCCCTTCCGGTCGGAAACCTGGGACCAACTCCTCGGCGGCTTCCGGTTCGTCACCGGAGCCTTCGACGACGAAGAATCCTTCCACCGACTCAGTGATGTCGTGGTTGCTGCCGATGCCGAACGAGGCACCGGCGGCAACCACGCCTTCTACCTATCCATCCCACCCAACGCATTCGCAAAAGTCTGCGGACTCCTACACAAAACCGGCCTCGCCGACGACAGCGACGGCTGGCGCCGCGTTGTCATCGAAAAACCTTTCGGCCACGACCTCGAATCCGCACGCGAACTCGACCGCGTCATCTCTGACGTCTTCCCACCAGACTCGATCTTCCGCATCGACCACTACCTCGGCAAAGAAACCGTCCAAAACATCCTGGCGCTGCGATTCGCGAACCAGATGTTTGAACCCATCTGGAACGCCCACTACGTCGACCACGTCCAAATCACCATGGCCGAAGACATCGGCATCGGTGGACGAGCTGGCTACTACGACGGCATCGGCGCCGCCCGCGACGTCATCCAAAACCACCTCCTCCAACTACTGGCCCTAACCGCCATGGAAGAGCCCCTCGCATTCGACGCCGACCACCTACGCACCGAAAAAGAAAAAGCCCTAGCCAGCGT
This region of Dermatophilus congolensis genomic DNA includes:
- the tkt gene encoding transketolase — translated: MSENSTATTRDASLQPLKADALGWTSTDHRAVDTAKILAADAVQHKGDGHPGSAVSLAPVAYLLYHDIMNYDPSDTHWLGRDRFVLSAGHSSLTQYIALYQAGIGLELEDIKALRTWGSKTPGHPEFHHTDGVEVTTGPLGSGLATAVGMAFEQRRLRGLLDPDAPEGTSPFDHHIYVLAGDGCLQEGVASEACSLAGTQQLGNLTLIYDQNLISIEDRTDISFTEDVAQRYESYGWDVRHVDWRGENISSEYVEDVDALAAAINEGKKVTDKPTIVILRTIISWPAPTKQDTGASHGSALGADEIANMKKLLGFDPEKTFEVDNDVITHTRESFATKGAKAREEWQGRYDAWKAANPERAAFLQRLIDHKLPDGFAEAFPVFEASEKGLATRAASGKILSALADVMPELWGGSADLAGSNNTTMDGQPSFIPAEHSTSKFSGTKYGRTLHFGIRENGMGMILNGIALSGLTRPYGGTFLTFSDYMRPAVRLAALQDIPATFVWTHDSIGLGEDGPTHQPIEHLPSLRLIPQLDVVRPGDANETAIAWRTILENRRATGIVLSRQAMPTLDRTRFASAEGVAKGAYVLADTDGTPDVVIIGTGSELHLAVQAAEQLSTEGIKARVVSAPCLEWFEAQEESYRESVIPTGVKARVAVEAAHPALWRTIVGDAGRVIGIDHFGASADSATLYREFGITTEAVVAAAKESIAAVEGN
- a CDS encoding heme o synthase, yielding MTAIQPRANSAPGGDTSRSWRQVLRDYVSLTKPRIIELLLVTTFPVMFLAERGVPSVGLIAATLVGGTLAAASSNVFNCYLDRDIDRLMHRTENRPLATGAVSERGALVFAVLLGVAAVVTLVWFVNVLSAALALTALFLYVVFYTMVLKRRTAQNIVWGGAAGCMPVLIAWAAVTNSIGWAPIILFLVVFFWTPPHYWPLSMRFKDDYAAAGVPMLPVVARDVSVARQVVVYAWVTVAVSLALIPVAPMGWVYSVTAVASGALFIRESHMLLKRAKDPANTTLTALKPMRLFHFSISYLTLLFVGVAVDPLIFVPLGL
- the tal gene encoding transaldolase is translated as MTINSNVKALADAGVSVWLDDLSRTLISSGDLQKLIDESGVVGVTTNPTIFATALSNGEAYADQVAQLAAANTPVDDAVFAITTDDVRNACDVLKPIYDATGGKDGRVSIEVDPRLAHETDATVDMAKKLYATVDRENVMIKIPATTAGLPAITAVLAEGISVNVTLIFSLDQYRGVLAAFIEGIEKAKEAGKDISKIHSVASFFVSRVDTEIDPRLEKIGTDEALALRGKAAIANARLAYQVFEEAFATSRWDVLEAAGANKQRALWASTGVKNPEYDDTMYVVDLAAPHTVNTMPGKTLEAVADHGKVRANAIAGSYEDSQAILDKLAALGISYDEVVTKLEKEGVEKFEKSWTELLDSLTSELEAKSK
- the zwf gene encoding glucose-6-phosphate dehydrogenase — protein: MSSAREPAAGNPLRDPRDKRLPRIAGPCSLVMFGVTGDLSRKKLLPAIYDLANRGLLPAGFSLIGFGRRDWDDNQFAQFVKESVQAHSRTPFRSETWDQLLGGFRFVTGAFDDEESFHRLSDVVVAADAERGTGGNHAFYLSIPPNAFAKVCGLLHKTGLADDSDGWRRVVIEKPFGHDLESARELDRVISDVFPPDSIFRIDHYLGKETVQNILALRFANQMFEPIWNAHYVDHVQITMAEDIGIGGRAGYYDGIGAARDVIQNHLLQLLALTAMEEPLAFDADHLRTEKEKALASVIIPGPIEECTARGQYTAGWQGSEQVPAYLDEEGVNPSSHTETFAAVKLEVATRRWAGVPFYLRTGKRLAKRVTEVAVVFRKAPHLPFDQTATGELGANAIVIRVQPDEGITLRFGAKVPGDQMEVRDVTMDFGYGRAFTESSPEAYERLILDALIGDPPLFPRHEEVELSWKILDPITAHWENNATRPEQYTPGAWGPKSAHELLERDGRQWRMP